ATGCCTGGGAGGTAATGGAACTGGTAAATACCATCAGGGATTTGAAAGTATCGGATGTGCATACTGCGCGTTAACTAAATTTACAAAGCGCAAACACTCTGGGCGGTTAATCCCATCAACTAAAAATTAACTTTGTGTTTTACTCATATAATTAATGAGGGTTTACAATAATATAAACGATTTTAAGGCGGTAAACAATGCGGTAGTAACCATCGGTACATTTGATGGCGTGCATGTTGGTCACCAAAAAATAATAGCAGGTATTAAGGAATTGGCCGATAGCATAAGCGGCGAAACGGTGATCCTTACCTTTTTTCCACACCCCCGCATGATACTGCATCCCGAAGACGAAAGCATTAAGCTGATCACCACCATTGATGAGAAAGCCGAATTAATGGAACGCCTCGGGGTTGACCACCTGATTATTACCCCCTTTTCGCGCGATTTTTCCAACCAAAGCGCCGAGGGATATATCCGCGACGTGCTGGTAAATAAAATAGGCACCAAAAAAATAGTGATTGGCTATGACCACCGCTTTGGTAAAGACCGCCTGGGTGGCCTGGACGATTTGCAGCGCCTCGGTCCGGTTTATGGTTTTGATGTGGTGGAGATTCCGGAACAGGATATTAATGAGGTGGCCATTAGCTCAACCCGCATCCGTACAGCCTTACTCAATGGCGACATCAGCCTGGCAAACACCTGCCTGGGTTACCCGTTTTTTATTACCGGCAAGGTGGTGCGCGGCGACCAGATTGGCAGGCAAATAGGATACCCTACCGCCAACATCGTAGTTGAAGAAAAATACAAGCTCATCCCATCCGATGGGATATTTGCGGTAACGGTTACAGTTGCGGGCAAAAAATATAAGGGAATGGCCTACATAGGCAGCCGCCCAACGGTTAATGGCCTCACCCGCAACATCGAGGTAAATATTTTTGATTTTAACGAGGAGATCTACAACCAAACCATCCGCATGGAATTTCATCACTACATCCGCGGTGATGTGAAATTTGCATCGCTTGATGAGTTGAAGGTGCAGTTGGCGCAGGATAAGGTGGATGTTCTTAATCTTGATTTTTAGGATTTTAGGATTGCCTTGAATTATGAGGTGTGTAGAACGGCATCCCTATATCATGAAATCCTCAAATCCTGAAAATCATGGTTTCTATTTAAAGAAAGTTAAATAAATCTGTTTTACTACGTGATATGCCGCAAATCCGAAAAATAGTAAGGCTATGCTGGTATTGATCAGTTTGTTGCTCAAAGCAAATTTCTCCTTAATATACTTGGCAAATTTGGCATAGAGAAATAAACATAAAAACGAGCCGCCTGCCGATCCGAGGCTGAAAATTACCAGTGCCACGCGCCCGTCTAAAATCCATTCGTGTGTGATGAGGTAAGTGCCTGTCACCATCCAGAAGGGTATTTGCATTGGGTTTAAAAAGCCCAATAAAATGCCGTATTTAATGCTGGCATGTTCGGAGTAGTTTGTTTTTGGAGGGGTGTTACGGTGTATCCAGGTGATGTATCCCATTACACTGAACAACACAAACATTACCCAATCGATAATGGTACCAAGGCTTAACTGGCCCGAAAGCCACCTTGCCGCGTGCATAATAAAGTAGGTAAAGAAAAATTCGACTGCCGAAAACGCAGTGATAAAACGCACAGCTTCCTTTATCCCACGGTTTATGGTGATCTGTACTAAAGTTAGGTTTATATTACCGGGCGGTATGTAGCCGATGAAATTAGCTATGAGCCCGATGAAAAACGTTAAAAATATCATCGCCGTAAAGATAGGTTGTTAATGTGCAGATGTGCAAATTTCAGATGTGCAGATATATTGCGCATCTGCACATTCGAAATCTGCACATCTGCACATCTGAAATTTGCACATCTGAAATTTGCACATCTATAATTCTTACATTTGCAACCTTTTAATTTGTTAACATGTCAGCTCAAAAAATAGTTTCATTACTGCCAGCCGCTACCGAGATAATTTGTGCCTTAGGATTGGAAGAGAACCTGGTGGGGAGATCTCACGAATGTGATTTTCCTGAATCGGTGAGGCAGTTGCCGGTATGCACCGAAGCTAATTTTACCGATGGAATGAGCAGCATAGATATCGATATCAAGGTAAAAGGGATTCTGGCCGATGCGCTTTCGGTTTATACCGTGAAGCGTGAACAGATTAAAGCGCTTAAGCCCGATGTAGTAATAACACAGGCCCAATGCGAGGTTTGCGCCGTATCATTAAAAGATGTGGAAGAGGCGCTGGAAAGCTATTTAGACAAACAGGCCAGGATCATTTCCCTGCAACCAAACAGCCTCGACGATATTTTTAAGGATATAGCCACAGTTGCTGCTGCTTTCAACGTGCCGCAGGCAGGTGCCGGTTTATTGGAGAGCCTGCAGGAGCGTGTTGATATCATTAAACATAAACTTAAATTTATAGAAAGCAAGCCCACCGTGGCTTGTATTGAATGGCTCAATCCTTTGATGATATCGGGCAACTGGGTGCCCGGCCTGGTTAATATTGCCGGTGGAACTGCATTGCTGGCGCAGGATGGTAAACATTCGCCATACGTGCAATGGGAGGACATAAGGTTACAGGATCCGGAAATTATAGTGGTAATGCCCTGCGGTTTCAGTATTGAGCGTACCATGAAAGAAATTAATCTGTTGCTTGAACTGCCCGGTTTTACCGAACTAAAAGCCATTAAAAACGACAGGTTGTATATTGCCGATGGTAACCAGTACTTTAACCGCCCCGGCCCGCGGATAGTGGACTCGATTGAAATTTTGGCCGAGATTATCCGCCCTAAACAGTTCATATTTGGGTATGAGGGTGACGGTTGGATTAAGTTTTCTTTATAAGTCGTAAGTAAAAAGTTCTGAGTCTTCAGTGAGATTGGTGTATGAACTGATAACTATGACTATTCTGCGTGCTGGCTTATAACTTTTTACTTATGACTAAGTACTTCAAGAAATTACTTATTAAAATAATTTAAAAAGTAATTATATTTACCTGTCTGCTATCTCACAGGCACAGTAATCAATTATGAACAAACTTTTTACGATGATGGTTATCGCCGCGGTTTTTGTGTGCAGCGGTTTTAAATTTATTGATGATAAAAAACCGAACATAGCCAACCTGCACGTCAACTGGCAGGTAATAGATAATAACTATCAAAATAAAAATGAAGCCTTAACTGCATTAATAATTACCAACAAAGGCCACGAAATTTTGCCTGCCGGCGGATGGAAGATCTATTTTAATTCGGCCCGTGGCTTTGCAAAGGCAGCCCTGAGCAACAACGCCATCATCGAGCCGGTGAATGGCGATATGTACAGCATCAGCCCAACTTCGGGTTTTAAAGATTTGAAACCCGGCGAGACCGCCCGCATTGAATTTGTTTGTGATGACCCTGTGGTGAACATTACCGATGCCCCCGAAGGTCCTTACCTGGTTTGGGATGCTCAGCCCGAAAAAGGTTACTCATTTGGTTCGTACAACATTATTCCTTTTAAGCCCACTTACCAGGGATTGATTACACCCGAAATAGTGTATGACAGGAATAAAACAGTTGCTGATATCCCGGCGGATCAATTGATTAAGGTTTTCCCTACGCCTGCAAGTTATATTGCGAGCTCCGGCACATTTACATTTGCAGCCAATATTCATACCTCGGCATCCGACACACGTTTTACCAAAGAAGCTGCGCTGTTAAATAGTTACATTGTGGCCCTTTTAGGTAAAAAGAACGGCAACCGTTATTCGGATAATGTGATATCGCTGCAATACAAAACCGGTTTAGGTGATGAGGCTTATGAAATTAGTGTAAAACCGGCCTCCGTAATTATCAGCGCATCAACCAATACCGGAATGTTTTATGGTATTCAATCATTCAAAAGCATGATTCCGGCAAATGTATGGTCTAAAGCACCTGTTTCGGTACAGATTCCTTGTGTTGAAATTGCTGATGCTCCACGCTTTGCACACCGCGCCGTGATGCTGGATGTTGCCCGTAACTTTCAACCCAAAAAACAGGTTTTAAAATTACTGGAGGCGATGAGCCTGTACAAATTAAACGTACTGCACCTGCATTTAACAGATGACGAAGGCTGGCGAATAGAAATCCCCTCCTTACCCGAGCTTACTTCGGTAGGTTCAAAGCGCGGCCATACGCTTGATAGCAAACATAACCTGCCACCGTCGCACGGTTCGGGCCCGGATGTTAACAACGCTGCGGGGAGCGGTTATTATACCAGGGCCGATTATATCGAGATCCTGAAATACGCTAACGACCGCCACATCACCGTAGTGCCCGAAATTGAAACCCCCGGTCATGCCCGTGCATCTATTAAAGCCATGAATGCCCGTTATGATCGTTTGATGGCCGAAGGTAAAAAAGCCGAAGCCGAAAAAAACTTGCTGTATGATTTGAATGATAAATCAGATTACCGCTCGGTACAATACTGGAATGATAACGTGATTGATGTGTCGCTGCCATCAACCTATAATTTTATCCAAACAGTGGTTAATGACCTGATTGGTACTTATAAGGAAGCCGGCGCACCGCTGCCAACCATTCATTTTGGCGGCGACGAGGTTCCTGCCAATGTTTGGGAAAAATCGCCTGCTTATCTGGCCCTAAAGGCGAGTAACCCCGAAATACAAAGCACCAACGATTTGTGGTATTACTTTTACGGCCGTGTTAACCAAATCCTGAAAGCAAAAGGAATCCTGCTTTCGGGCTGGGAGGAAATGGCCCTGCGCAAAACCACCTTGGATGGGCAACCGGCTTATGTACCCAATCCCGATTTTACGAAAGAGCACCTACAGGTTGATGTATGGAACAATGTTTTAGGCGGCGGACAGGAAGACTTGGCTTACCGCCTGGCCAATGCCGGTTACAAAGTGGTGTTAACCTGTGTTACCAACCTGTACTTTGATATGGCCAACTATAAATCATTTGATGAGCCTGGCTATTATTGGGGAGCATTTTTAGGGATTGATAAATTTTACTCGTTTATCCCCTACGATTATTTTAAAAATGCCGATGTGGATAAACAGGGCAATCCTATCAACAGGAACATTTTTATAGGCAAGCAACGGCTTACCGATTATGGCAAAAGCAATATAGCAGGTTTGCAAGGTGCGTTATGGGCCGAAACGGTTAAAAGCCCTGAGCGGATGGA
The sequence above is a segment of the Mucilaginibacter celer genome. Coding sequences within it:
- a CDS encoding cobalamin-binding protein, with translation MSAQKIVSLLPAATEIICALGLEENLVGRSHECDFPESVRQLPVCTEANFTDGMSSIDIDIKVKGILADALSVYTVKREQIKALKPDVVITQAQCEVCAVSLKDVEEALESYLDKQARIISLQPNSLDDIFKDIATVAAAFNVPQAGAGLLESLQERVDIIKHKLKFIESKPTVACIEWLNPLMISGNWVPGLVNIAGGTALLAQDGKHSPYVQWEDIRLQDPEIIVVMPCGFSIERTMKEINLLLELPGFTELKAIKNDRLYIADGNQYFNRPGPRIVDSIEILAEIIRPKQFIFGYEGDGWIKFSL
- a CDS encoding bifunctional riboflavin kinase/FAD synthetase; this translates as MRVYNNINDFKAVNNAVVTIGTFDGVHVGHQKIIAGIKELADSISGETVILTFFPHPRMILHPEDESIKLITTIDEKAELMERLGVDHLIITPFSRDFSNQSAEGYIRDVLVNKIGTKKIVIGYDHRFGKDRLGGLDDLQRLGPVYGFDVVEIPEQDINEVAISSTRIRTALLNGDISLANTCLGYPFFITGKVVRGDQIGRQIGYPTANIVVEEKYKLIPSDGIFAVTVTVAGKKYKGMAYIGSRPTVNGLTRNIEVNIFDFNEEIYNQTIRMEFHHYIRGDVKFASLDELKVQLAQDKVDVLNLDF
- a CDS encoding LysE family transporter, translated to MIFLTFFIGLIANFIGYIPPGNINLTLVQITINRGIKEAVRFITAFSAVEFFFTYFIMHAARWLSGQLSLGTIIDWVMFVLFSVMGYITWIHRNTPPKTNYSEHASIKYGILLGFLNPMQIPFWMVTGTYLITHEWILDGRVALVIFSLGSAGGSFLCLFLYAKFAKYIKEKFALSNKLINTSIALLFFGFAAYHVVKQIYLTFFK
- a CDS encoding family 20 glycosylhydrolase: MNKLFTMMVIAAVFVCSGFKFIDDKKPNIANLHVNWQVIDNNYQNKNEALTALIITNKGHEILPAGGWKIYFNSARGFAKAALSNNAIIEPVNGDMYSISPTSGFKDLKPGETARIEFVCDDPVVNITDAPEGPYLVWDAQPEKGYSFGSYNIIPFKPTYQGLITPEIVYDRNKTVADIPADQLIKVFPTPASYIASSGTFTFAANIHTSASDTRFTKEAALLNSYIVALLGKKNGNRYSDNVISLQYKTGLGDEAYEISVKPASVIISASTNTGMFYGIQSFKSMIPANVWSKAPVSVQIPCVEIADAPRFAHRAVMLDVARNFQPKKQVLKLLEAMSLYKLNVLHLHLTDDEGWRIEIPSLPELTSVGSKRGHTLDSKHNLPPSHGSGPDVNNAAGSGYYTRADYIEILKYANDRHITVVPEIETPGHARASIKAMNARYDRLMAEGKKAEAEKNLLYDLNDKSDYRSVQYWNDNVIDVSLPSTYNFIQTVVNDLIGTYKEAGAPLPTIHFGGDEVPANVWEKSPAYLALKASNPEIQSTNDLWYYFYGRVNQILKAKGILLSGWEEMALRKTTLDGQPAYVPNPDFTKEHLQVDVWNNVLGGGQEDLAYRLANAGYKVVLTCVTNLYFDMANYKSFDEPGYYWGAFLGIDKFYSFIPYDYFKNADVDKQGNPINRNIFIGKQRLTDYGKSNIAGLQGALWAETVKSPERMDYMIFPRLLGLAERAWAPDPAWATEKDPAKSKQLYDEAWANFLNVLGKRELPRLSYYNGGYDYRIPKPGISLQDGKYLSNVEFPGLTIRYTTNGKDPDANSNAYTGPVDYKGGIIKFRAFDVKGRGGNIAEGGDNLNP